The Proteus terrae subsp. cibarius genome contains the following window.
ATCGGAGATAAATAACTTAGGGTTCAAAAACACCTTAAGATGTTTTTATTACAGAGTCGCTACATTTTCGGGGTGAATTTGTAGCTTAGGGTTTAACTGATAAACTTGTGCAAATCTTATGATTAAAATTAAAAAAGGACTCGACCTCCCAATTGCAGGAGCGCCTGCCCAAGTGATAGAAGACGGACCCGCTATTCGACGCATAGCTTTGCTAGGTGAAGAATATGTCGGTATGCGTCCTTCTATGATGGTTTCGGAAGGTGAGCATGTAAAGAAAGGGCAAATTCTTTTTGAAGATAAAAAGAATGCCGGTGTTGTTTTCACCAGCCCAGCTTGTGGTAAAGTCGTTGCAATTAACCGCGGCGAACGTCGTGTGTTCCAATCTATCGTTATCGAAATTGATGGTGACGAAGAAATTACCTTTAACCGTTATGATAGCTCAACGCTCTCAGACCTGACCCGCGAACAAGTTGAAACTAACCTTGTTAATTCGGGAATGTGGACTGCGCTAAGGACTCGTCCTTATAGCCGTACTCCACATTTAGGCACAACACCTGTTGCCATTTTTGTCTCTGCAATGGATACAAATCCACTTGCAGCAGATCCTATGGTTATTATTGAGCAAAATGAGAAGGCATTTAATGATGGTCTTGTTATTTTAACTCGTTTAACCGAAGGCAAAGTCTATGTTTGTCATGGTGAAAAATCACCGACAAAATTAAATGACGGACAGATTAGCTATAACCAATTTGCAGGTCCACATCCAGCAGGATTAGTGGGTACGCATATCCATTTCTTAGAACCTGTTAGTGCTAAGAAAATGGTTTGGCATTTAAATTATCAAGATGTCATTGCTATTGGTTATTTGTTTACAACAGGTTCTTTATATACAGAGCGTGTTGTTGCATTAGCAGGCCCCCAAGTAAAAGCACCTCGTTTAGTGCGTACTCGTTTAGGGGCTGATCTCTATGAGTTGACTAAAGATCAATTAGTTGATGGTGAAAACCGCATTATTTCTGGCTCTGTATTATGGGGATGGAAATCTGATGAGGCTCATCACTATTTAGGTCGTTTCCATAACCAAGTTTCTGTATTACGCGAAGGCCGTGATAAAGAGTTATTTGG
Protein-coding sequences here:
- a CDS encoding Na(+)-translocating NADH-quinone reductase subunit A; amino-acid sequence: MIKIKKGLDLPIAGAPAQVIEDGPAIRRIALLGEEYVGMRPSMMVSEGEHVKKGQILFEDKKNAGVVFTSPACGKVVAINRGERRVFQSIVIEIDGDEEITFNRYDSSTLSDLTREQVETNLVNSGMWTALRTRPYSRTPHLGTTPVAIFVSAMDTNPLAADPMVIIEQNEKAFNDGLVILTRLTEGKVYVCHGEKSPTKLNDGQISYNQFAGPHPAGLVGTHIHFLEPVSAKKMVWHLNYQDVIAIGYLFTTGSLYTERVVALAGPQVKAPRLVRTRLGADLYELTKDQLVDGENRIISGSVLWGWKSDEAHHYLGRFHNQVSVLREGRDKELFGWGMPGSDKFSITRTTIGHFLKNKRFAFTTTMNGGERSMVPIGNYERVMPLDIMATHLLRDLVVGDTDSSQALGCLELDEEDLGLCTYVCPSKYEYGPALRQVLTKIEQEG